A portion of the Chromobacterium sp. IIBBL 290-4 genome contains these proteins:
- the cynR gene encoding transcriptional regulator CynR, whose protein sequence is MILRHIRYLIAVAEHGNFTRAAEALHVSQPTLSQQIRQLEDMVGAPLLDRSGRTVRPTDAGAAYLEYAQRALRELAAAQRATHEVADLSRGTLRLAMTPTFTCYLQGPLLERYSARHPGVRLEIREMTQDAMEAALAADELDLGVAFDTAGSPEIERRPLFAEKLCVVAGPRHRWRELEQPLDARELEQAPLALLSADFATRGHIDEHFRRLGIAPRVAMEANTIGAILEAVRRGVMATILPEAIARQDPALQALELRPALPSRTAALLCRRDGFRSAAARACLPLLDELAEQLA, encoded by the coding sequence ATGATACTCAGACATATCCGCTACCTGATCGCCGTAGCGGAGCACGGCAACTTCACCCGCGCCGCGGAGGCGCTGCACGTGTCGCAGCCGACGCTGTCGCAACAGATCCGTCAATTGGAAGACATGGTGGGCGCGCCGCTGTTGGACCGCAGCGGCCGCACGGTGCGGCCCACCGACGCCGGCGCGGCCTACCTGGAATACGCCCAGCGGGCGCTGCGCGAGCTGGCCGCCGCCCAGCGCGCCACCCATGAAGTGGCGGATTTGTCGCGCGGCACGCTCAGGCTGGCGATGACGCCGACCTTCACCTGCTATCTGCAGGGCCCGCTGCTGGAGCGCTATTCGGCGCGGCATCCCGGCGTGAGGCTGGAAATCCGCGAGATGACGCAGGATGCGATGGAAGCGGCGCTGGCGGCGGACGAGCTGGACCTGGGCGTCGCCTTCGATACCGCTGGCTCGCCAGAGATTGAGCGGCGGCCGCTGTTCGCTGAAAAACTATGCGTGGTGGCCGGCCCGCGCCACCGCTGGCGCGAACTGGAGCAGCCGCTGGACGCGCGCGAGCTGGAACAGGCGCCGCTGGCGCTGCTGAGCGCGGACTTCGCCACCCGCGGCCATATCGACGAGCACTTCCGCCGGCTGGGCATCGCGCCGCGCGTGGCCATGGAGGCCAACACCATAGGCGCCATCCTGGAGGCGGTGCGCCGCGGCGTCATGGCCACCATCCTGCCGGAAGCCATCGCCCGGCAAGACCCGGCCTTGCAGGCGCTGGAGCTGCGGCCGGCGCTGCCCTCCCGCACCGCCGCCCTGCTGTGCCGGCGCGATGGCTTCCGCAGCGCCGCCGCCCGCGCCTGTCTGCCGCTGCTGGATGAATTGGCGGAGCAGCTGGCCTAG
- a CDS encoding zinc-binding alcohol dehydrogenase family protein, which yields MNLLPTQMPAVGIQAPPPAELRDVFLPVPTPAGHDILVRVDAVAVNPADCRVRQRKLDDGQVVVLGWDAAGVVVACGAEAAERFRPGDAVYYAGDVNRPGCNSAYQLVDARLAARRPANWSAEEAAALPLTGLTAWEALFEHLGYAPEASAAGQTLLVLGGAGGVGSIAIQLARLAPGLRVIATASRPESVNWCRQMGAHEVIDHRQPLRPQLQAIGVEGLQSVLLLNRPDEHFAALAELMVPFGHIVNIVPFSQPPEINLLMRKSVSLSWNYMFTRSMFQTADMARQGEILADLARLAEAGRIRSTQREHLGSLSARNLSAAHVRLARGDTIGKLTLSGFPAFRSEHEPHPDRADLS from the coding sequence ATGAACTTGCTCCCCACGCAGATGCCTGCCGTAGGCATTCAGGCGCCCCCGCCGGCGGAACTGCGCGATGTGTTCCTGCCTGTTCCCACGCCTGCTGGGCACGATATATTGGTGCGGGTGGATGCGGTGGCGGTGAACCCTGCCGATTGCCGCGTCCGCCAGCGCAAGCTCGATGATGGCCAGGTTGTGGTGCTGGGCTGGGATGCCGCCGGCGTAGTGGTGGCGTGCGGCGCTGAGGCCGCCGAGCGGTTCCGCCCCGGCGACGCGGTGTATTACGCCGGCGATGTGAACCGGCCTGGCTGCAATAGCGCCTATCAGCTGGTGGACGCGCGGCTGGCGGCGCGCCGCCCCGCCAACTGGAGCGCGGAAGAGGCCGCCGCTTTGCCTTTGACCGGGCTGACCGCTTGGGAGGCCTTGTTCGAGCATCTTGGCTATGCGCCGGAAGCATCTGCGGCAGGGCAAACCTTGCTGGTGCTGGGCGGGGCGGGCGGCGTCGGCTCCATCGCCATCCAGTTGGCGCGCTTGGCGCCTGGCTTGCGCGTGATCGCCACCGCCTCGCGTCCGGAATCGGTGAACTGGTGCCGGCAAATGGGCGCGCATGAGGTGATCGACCACCGCCAACCCTTGCGGCCGCAGCTGCAGGCCATCGGGGTTGAGGGCTTGCAGTCGGTTTTGCTGCTCAATCGGCCTGATGAACACTTCGCCGCCTTGGCGGAACTGATGGTGCCGTTTGGACACATCGTCAATATCGTGCCATTTTCCCAGCCGCCTGAAATCAACCTGCTGATGCGCAAGAGCGTGAGTCTGAGCTGGAACTACATGTTCACCCGATCGATGTTTCAGACCGCGGACATGGCGCGCCAGGGCGAGATTCTGGCCGATTTGGCCCGTTTGGCTGAGGCAGGACGGATACGCAGCACCCAGCGCGAACATTTGGGCAGCCTATCCGCCCGCAATCTCAGCGCGGCCCATGTCCGGCTGGCGCGGGGCGACACCATAGGCAAGTTGACCTTGTCGGGTTTCCCAGCGTTCAGGAGCGAGCATGAGCCGCATCCTGATCGCGCCGACCTTTCTTGA
- a CDS encoding carbonic anhydrase, with product MQAIIDGFLKFQQEAFPQRSELFRKLADSQNPSVLFITCSDSRVVPELLTQQEPGDLFVIRNAGNIVPGYGPEPGGVTATVEYAVAALEVSDIVICGHSDCGAMTAISRCACLDHMPAVAGWLRHADAAKAVNAARHHESAQARLSDMVRENVIAQLANLKTHPAVALAMAQGKLRLHGWVYDIESGTIETLDGASKRFVPLAGFPQTRAA from the coding sequence ATGCAAGCCATCATCGACGGCTTTCTCAAGTTTCAGCAGGAAGCCTTTCCCCAGCGTTCCGAGCTGTTCCGCAAGCTGGCCGACAGCCAGAACCCCAGCGTGCTGTTCATCACCTGCTCCGACAGCCGGGTGGTGCCGGAACTGCTGACGCAGCAGGAGCCGGGTGACCTGTTCGTGATCCGCAACGCCGGCAATATCGTGCCCGGCTACGGTCCGGAGCCGGGTGGCGTCACTGCCACGGTGGAATACGCGGTGGCCGCGCTGGAAGTCAGCGACATCGTCATCTGTGGCCATTCCGATTGCGGCGCGATGACCGCCATCTCCCGCTGCGCCTGCCTGGACCATATGCCGGCGGTGGCCGGCTGGCTGCGCCACGCCGATGCCGCCAAGGCGGTCAACGCCGCCCGCCATCACGAATCCGCCCAGGCCAGGCTGAGCGATATGGTCAGGGAGAATGTCATCGCCCAGCTGGCCAATCTCAAAACCCACCCGGCGGTGGCGCTGGCCATGGCGCAAGGCAAGTTGCGCCTGCACGGCTGGGTCTACGACATCGAAAGCGGAACCATAGAAACGCTGGACGGCGCCAGCAAGCGCTTCGTCCCGCTGGCGGGCTTTCCGCAAACCCGCGCCGCCTGA
- the lpxO gene encoding lipid A hydroxylase LpxO has translation MPYVKLSIVAVFILSTLYVHFRGRVRLGFWRQLSDHSTFMAPINCFMYLFSTVPAKPFLPVARFPELAALTANWEKIREEAAALYDQGNIKASDKYDDLGFNSFFKTGWKRFYLKWYGQDHPSAQALCPYTTQLLKQFPNIKAAMFTALPPGSRLVRHRDPFGGSIRYHLGLLTPNSEGCYIDVDGEKYSWRDGEAVMFDETYLHYAENTTDQNRIILFCDVERPMWFAPAAWINRIVSRLLVGAANAPNQEGDRTGGLNRAFRYIQQLRLFGKKIKAQSRFTYYLLKWLLLGGPIVLWLFWGAWR, from the coding sequence ATGCCGTATGTCAAACTCAGCATCGTAGCCGTTTTTATCTTATCCACCCTGTATGTCCATTTCCGCGGCCGGGTTCGCTTGGGCTTCTGGCGCCAGTTGAGCGATCACTCGACCTTCATGGCGCCGATCAACTGCTTCATGTATCTGTTTTCCACTGTGCCGGCCAAGCCCTTCCTGCCGGTGGCGCGGTTTCCAGAGCTGGCGGCCTTGACCGCCAATTGGGAGAAAATCCGCGAAGAAGCGGCCGCATTGTATGATCAGGGTAATATCAAAGCCTCAGACAAGTATGATGACCTGGGCTTCAACTCCTTCTTCAAAACCGGCTGGAAGCGCTTCTACCTGAAGTGGTACGGCCAGGACCACCCTTCGGCTCAGGCCTTGTGCCCGTATACCACCCAGCTGTTGAAACAGTTTCCCAATATCAAGGCGGCGATGTTCACCGCATTGCCGCCGGGCAGCCGGCTGGTGCGCCATCGCGATCCCTTCGGCGGCTCCATCCGCTACCATTTGGGCTTGTTGACGCCCAACAGCGAGGGTTGTTATATCGATGTGGATGGCGAGAAGTACAGCTGGCGCGACGGCGAGGCGGTGATGTTCGACGAAACCTATCTGCACTATGCCGAGAACACCACCGACCAGAACCGCATCATTCTGTTCTGCGATGTGGAGCGGCCGATGTGGTTCGCGCCGGCGGCCTGGATCAACCGCATCGTCAGCCGACTGCTGGTGGGCGCGGCCAATGCGCCCAACCAGGAAGGCGACCGCACCGGCGGCCTGAACCGCGCTTTCCGCTACATCCAGCAGCTGCGCTTGTTCGGCAAGAAAATCAAAGCGCAAAGCCGCTTCACTTACTACTTGTTGAAGTGGCTGCTGCTGGGCGGGCCCATCGTGCTGTGGCTGTTCTGGGGCGCTTGGCGCTGA
- a CDS encoding MFS transporter — MNTSAPGLGRGMALLFAVSCGAVIGNIYYAQPLLAVIAGGFGAQPSSLGFIVTLTQLGYACGLLLLVPLGDALDRRKLIVTLLGCSALALMAVAASPSLGWFAAACAALGLCTCAAQLLVPFAASLAAEHERGRVVGTVMSGLLLGILLARTFSGLVAQLGGWRLVYWLAAGVVLLFTAILARALPSDRHSQSLRYGALLASLLTLARAHPALRLRGLYGGLAFACFSLFWTGLTFLLSQPPYGYSEAQIGAFGLVGAAGTLAASGAGRLSDRGHGRRVTSACCLGILLAFGLLWLGGHWLAALLAGVLLLDICVQALHISNQSVIYALQPEARSRITTVYLVSYFLGGELGSGAASLAYAHAGWTGVCLAGAGMAALLQLARLTAKSEAAKERSASLEAATG, encoded by the coding sequence ATGAATACTTCCGCTCCCGGCCTGGGCCGCGGCATGGCGCTGCTGTTCGCGGTTTCCTGCGGCGCCGTCATCGGCAACATCTATTACGCCCAGCCGCTGCTGGCCGTCATCGCCGGCGGCTTTGGCGCGCAGCCATCCAGCCTGGGCTTCATCGTCACGCTGACCCAGCTGGGCTATGCCTGCGGCCTGCTGCTGCTGGTGCCGTTGGGCGACGCGCTGGACCGCCGCAAGCTGATCGTGACGCTGCTGGGCTGCAGCGCGCTGGCGTTGATGGCGGTGGCCGCCAGCCCCAGCCTGGGCTGGTTCGCCGCCGCCTGCGCGGCGCTGGGGCTGTGCACTTGCGCCGCCCAGCTGTTGGTGCCGTTCGCCGCCTCGCTGGCGGCGGAGCATGAGCGCGGCCGGGTGGTGGGCACGGTGATGAGCGGCCTGCTATTGGGCATTCTATTGGCGCGCACCTTTTCCGGCCTGGTGGCCCAGCTGGGCGGCTGGAGGCTGGTGTACTGGCTGGCCGCAGGCGTGGTGCTGCTGTTCACCGCCATCCTGGCGCGGGCGCTGCCCAGCGACCGCCATAGCCAGTCGCTGCGCTACGGCGCCTTGCTGGCTTCGCTGCTGACGCTGGCGCGCGCCCATCCGGCCTTGCGTCTGCGCGGGCTGTACGGCGGCTTGGCTTTCGCCTGTTTCAGCCTGTTCTGGACGGGCCTGACCTTCCTGCTCAGCCAGCCGCCATACGGCTACAGCGAGGCGCAGATCGGCGCCTTCGGCCTGGTGGGCGCGGCTGGCACGCTGGCTGCCAGCGGGGCCGGCCGGCTGTCGGACCGCGGTCACGGCCGGCGCGTCACTTCCGCTTGCTGCCTGGGCATCTTGCTGGCCTTCGGCCTGCTGTGGCTGGGCGGCCATTGGCTGGCGGCGCTGCTGGCGGGCGTGCTGTTGCTGGACATCTGCGTGCAGGCCTTGCACATATCCAACCAGAGCGTGATCTACGCGCTGCAGCCGGAAGCCCGCAGCCGCATCACCACGGTCTACCTCGTCAGTTATTTTCTGGGCGGCGAGCTGGGTTCCGGCGCGGCCAGCCTGGCTTACGCCCACGCCGGCTGGACCGGTGTCTGCCTGGCCGGAGCCGGCATGGCGGCGCTGCTGCAACTGGCGCGTTTGACTGCTAAATCCGAGGCGGCCAAAGAGCGGTCTGCCAGCTTGGAAGCGGCAACGGGTTGA
- a CDS encoding penicillin-binding protein 1A, with amino-acid sequence MLRRLLAILAGAFLGGVVLLAGAAAIAIIITYPRLQSLDVITDYRPKIPLRVYSADSQLLGEFGEERRSFSRIHEVPQLMKQAVLAAEDERFYQHSGIDYLGILRAAVGNLVSGHTRSGASTITMQVARNFFLSSEKTFTRKFNEALLAFKIEHTLSKDQILELYFNQIYLGQRAYGFAAAAQAYYGKPLNELSVAQMAMLAGLPKAPSAYNPVVNPDRAKLRQQYVLRRMRELNFITQEQYDQAVSEPLHLASQAADTSQPGQYVAEMVRQAMYERYKEAAYTEGFKVYTTIDSRHQKWAYDALRAGLVDYDRKMGYRGPESTLDLPSGDGEDATEALDEAMADLRDSGDMLPAIVLSASQSEVRAYMRGGKIAEVKGAGLDFARRGLSAKASQQLQIRRGSVIRLQANPKGYWEIVQMPEVEGAFVSLDTHTGAIRSLVGGFDFNRRSFNHVTQAWRQPGSSFKPFIYSAGIERGITPSTMINDAPLSVPGINGQNWEPKNDDGKFSGLISLRRGLTQSKNLVSVRVLMAVGTDYAQQYIQRFGFSAKQHPAYLPMALGAGSVTPLQMVEGYSVFANGGYRTKAFFIDRIEDQSGRVLAKTAPAVAGQNAQQAIDPRNAFIMRSMMGDVVRYGTGFRAMSLGRGDLAGKTGTTSDWKDAWFVGFNPNLVAATWVGFDQPRSLGRYGYGGSAALPIWINYMGNALKGQPEIELPVPSGIVVKPGAGQRGGDEYYYEEFQKTNPELHIDNRGTVPGSDEDASAPVSDDPNKPAAQDAVENVKDQLF; translated from the coding sequence ATGCTCAGACGATTACTTGCAATTCTGGCGGGCGCATTTCTGGGGGGCGTGGTATTGCTGGCGGGCGCTGCGGCGATTGCCATCATCATAACCTACCCCAGATTGCAAAGCCTTGATGTAATTACAGATTACCGGCCGAAAATTCCGCTTAGGGTCTATTCGGCCGACAGCCAGCTGCTTGGCGAATTCGGCGAAGAACGCCGTTCTTTTTCCCGCATCCACGAAGTGCCGCAGCTGATGAAACAAGCCGTTTTGGCGGCCGAGGACGAGCGTTTCTACCAACACAGCGGCATCGACTACCTCGGCATCTTGCGCGCGGCGGTCGGCAACCTGGTGTCCGGCCATACCCGTTCCGGCGCCAGCACCATCACCATGCAGGTGGCGCGGAATTTCTTCCTGTCCAGCGAGAAAACCTTCACCCGAAAGTTCAACGAAGCCTTGCTGGCCTTCAAGATCGAGCACACGCTGAGCAAGGACCAGATCCTGGAGCTGTACTTCAACCAGATCTACCTGGGGCAGCGCGCCTATGGCTTCGCGGCCGCGGCGCAGGCCTATTACGGCAAGCCGCTGAACGAGCTGAGCGTGGCGCAGATGGCCATGCTGGCCGGCCTGCCCAAGGCGCCGTCGGCCTACAACCCGGTGGTGAATCCGGATCGCGCCAAGCTGCGCCAGCAGTATGTGCTGCGCCGCATGCGCGAGCTGAACTTCATCACCCAAGAGCAATATGATCAGGCGGTGAGCGAGCCTTTGCATCTGGCCAGTCAGGCAGCTGATACCAGCCAGCCTGGCCAGTATGTGGCGGAAATGGTGCGCCAGGCCATGTACGAGCGCTATAAGGAAGCGGCGTACACCGAAGGCTTCAAGGTCTACACCACCATAGACAGCCGCCACCAGAAGTGGGCCTACGACGCGCTGCGCGCCGGCCTGGTCGATTACGACCGCAAGATGGGTTATCGCGGCCCGGAAAGCACCCTGGATCTGCCGTCCGGCGACGGCGAAGACGCCACCGAGGCGTTGGACGAGGCCATGGCCGATCTGCGCGACAGCGGCGACATGCTGCCGGCCATCGTGCTGTCGGCCAGCCAGTCTGAAGTGCGCGCCTATATGCGCGGCGGCAAGATCGCGGAAGTCAAAGGCGCGGGGCTCGATTTCGCCCGTCGCGGGCTGAGCGCCAAGGCGTCGCAGCAGCTGCAGATCCGCCGCGGCTCGGTGATCCGACTCCAGGCTAATCCCAAGGGGTATTGGGAAATCGTGCAGATGCCCGAGGTGGAAGGCGCTTTCGTATCGCTGGACACCCATACCGGCGCCATCCGCTCGCTGGTGGGCGGCTTCGATTTCAACCGCCGCAGCTTCAACCACGTGACCCAGGCCTGGCGCCAGCCGGGCTCCTCGTTCAAGCCCTTCATCTATTCGGCGGGCATCGAGCGCGGCATTACGCCGTCCACGATGATCAACGACGCGCCGCTGTCGGTGCCGGGCATCAACGGCCAGAATTGGGAGCCGAAGAACGACGACGGCAAGTTCTCCGGCCTGATCTCGCTGCGCCGCGGCCTGACCCAGTCCAAGAACCTGGTGTCGGTGCGGGTGCTGATGGCGGTGGGCACCGATTACGCCCAGCAATACATCCAGCGCTTCGGCTTCTCCGCCAAGCAGCACCCGGCTTATCTGCCGATGGCGCTGGGCGCCGGTTCGGTGACGCCGCTGCAGATGGTGGAAGGCTATTCGGTATTCGCCAACGGCGGCTATCGCACCAAGGCCTTCTTCATCGATCGCATCGAAGACCAGTCCGGCCGCGTGCTGGCCAAGACCGCGCCTGCGGTGGCCGGCCAGAACGCGCAGCAAGCCATCGATCCGCGCAACGCCTTCATCATGCGTTCGATGATGGGCGATGTGGTGCGCTACGGCACCGGCTTCCGCGCCATGAGCCTGGGCCGCGGCGACCTGGCCGGCAAGACCGGCACCACCTCGGACTGGAAAGACGCCTGGTTCGTCGGCTTCAACCCCAATCTGGTGGCCGCCACCTGGGTGGGCTTCGACCAGCCGCGCTCGCTGGGCCGCTACGGCTACGGCGGTTCCGCGGCCTTGCCTATCTGGATCAACTATATGGGCAACGCGCTGAAGGGCCAGCCGGAGATCGAGCTGCCGGTGCCGTCTGGCATCGTGGTGAAGCCGGGCGCCGGCCAGCGCGGCGGCGACGAGTACTACTACGAAGAGTTCCAGAAGACCAATCCGGAACTGCATATCGACAACCGCGGCACGGTGCCGGGCAGCGACGAAGACGCCAGCGCGCCGGTTTCGGACGATCCGAACAAGCCGGCGGCGCAGGACGCGGTGGAAAACGTCAAAGACCAGCTGTTCTGA
- a CDS encoding IS5 family transposase codes for MSKPAPPKYKTTNWKTYNAALKARGSLMIWLDRDMRWHGSAVGKRGRTPTFSDAAIQFCLTIKCLFNLALRQAVGMVQSLLKLAGLDWLTPDYSTVCRRQKHLQVAIPCRPTTTGLHLLIDSTGIKMLGEGEWKTKKHGAEYRRQWRKVHLGIDAQTLEIRAIEVTDNAVGDAPMLPELLDQISAGERIAAVSGDGAYDTKGCHEAIAKRKAEAVIPTRKNAKPWKENRLGAHVRNEILRATRLLGRAIWRKWSGYHRRSLVETKMRCFKLLGERVMARDFDRQVAELQVRAAILNRFTRLGTPMTVRMP; via the coding sequence ATGAGCAAGCCCGCCCCGCCCAAGTACAAGACCACCAACTGGAAGACCTACAATGCTGCGCTCAAGGCGCGTGGGTCGCTGATGATCTGGTTGGACCGTGACATGCGCTGGCATGGCTCTGCAGTCGGCAAACGTGGACGGACACCGACTTTCAGCGATGCCGCCATTCAGTTCTGCCTGACGATCAAATGCCTGTTCAATCTTGCGCTCCGACAGGCCGTGGGTATGGTGCAAAGCCTGCTCAAACTGGCGGGGCTGGACTGGCTGACGCCGGACTACAGCACCGTGTGCCGGCGGCAAAAGCATTTGCAGGTGGCCATTCCTTGCCGTCCAACCACGACCGGGCTGCACCTGTTGATCGACAGCACCGGCATCAAGATGCTGGGTGAAGGCGAATGGAAAACGAAGAAACACGGCGCGGAGTACCGCCGTCAGTGGCGCAAGGTGCATTTGGGCATTGATGCGCAGACGCTGGAAATCCGGGCGATTGAAGTGACCGACAACGCGGTGGGCGATGCGCCAATGTTGCCGGAGTTGCTGGACCAGATTTCCGCGGGGGAAAGGATTGCTGCAGTAAGTGGCGATGGTGCCTACGACACCAAAGGCTGCCATGAAGCGATTGCCAAGCGAAAAGCCGAGGCGGTGATTCCTACCCGAAAGAATGCCAAGCCGTGGAAGGAAAATCGGTTGGGCGCCCATGTCCGAAACGAGATACTGCGTGCTACCCGGCTCCTGGGTCGAGCGATCTGGAGGAAATGGAGCGGTTACCATCGCCGCAGCCTGGTGGAAACCAAGATGCGCTGTTTCAAGCTGCTGGGCGAGCGGGTAATGGCAAGGGACTTCGACCGTCAAGTCGCAGAGCTCCAAGTGCGAGCGGCGATCTTGAACCGCTTCACGCGGCTCGGGACGCCGATGACGGTGCGCATGCCATAA
- a CDS encoding Arm DNA-binding domain-containing protein, with product MPLTDTACKTAKPREDGKPLRLSDEKGMYLEVMPNGSKYWRLKYRFNAKEKRLALGVYPETTLKEARQKRDGARRQLANGEDPGEQRKLEKILKQAATANTFEAIAREWHERESHEWSAAHSERVLAAMKTHIFPYIGDRPIHEIRPLELLEVLRKVERALLHKSPSQQAG from the coding sequence ATGCCCCTGACCGATACCGCCTGCAAGACGGCCAAACCGCGAGAGGACGGCAAGCCGCTTCGCCTGTCCGACGAAAAAGGCATGTACCTGGAAGTCATGCCCAACGGCTCCAAATACTGGCGGCTGAAGTACCGCTTCAACGCCAAGGAAAAACGCCTGGCCCTGGGCGTCTACCCGGAGACCACGCTGAAGGAGGCCCGCCAGAAGCGAGACGGCGCCCGCCGACAGCTGGCCAATGGCGAAGACCCAGGCGAACAGCGCAAGCTGGAAAAGATACTGAAGCAGGCCGCGACCGCCAACACGTTTGAAGCCATCGCGCGGGAGTGGCATGAAAGAGAAAGCCACGAATGGTCCGCCGCCCACAGCGAGCGCGTCCTAGCAGCCATGAAGACCCACATCTTCCCTTACATCGGCGACAGGCCAATCCACGAGATTCGCCCGCTGGAGCTGCTGGAAGTGCTGCGTAAGGTGGAAAGGGCTTTGTTGCACAAATCACCCTCCCAGCAGGCGGGGTAG
- a CDS encoding LysR family transcriptional regulator encodes MQWDDVRYFLALAREGSLSAGARTLGVEHSTMSRRIGQLEAALGLRLFDRLPRGWQLTQEGENLLPQALALESGIAAMRQAAAEHNALAGQVRLTAPPQLLNHVLLPLLPAFRQRYPEIDLVLLGEQRRARLEQGEADLALRLDEPNTPELIARPLAQVGYALYGAARWRETADSERLFIGFDDSLAGLSLKRWLDQHAGERRVALRGNDLDTHFQAAKQGWGIALLPHFLARGASELVLLDSPPPPDKTLYLLMHPDVRRAPRVQALADFIADALPAALS; translated from the coding sequence ATGCAATGGGACGATGTGCGTTACTTTCTGGCGCTGGCCCGCGAGGGCAGCCTGTCCGCCGGAGCGCGGACGCTGGGTGTGGAACACAGCACCATGTCGCGCCGAATCGGCCAGCTGGAGGCGGCACTGGGGCTGCGGCTGTTCGATAGGCTGCCGCGCGGCTGGCAGTTGACCCAGGAAGGGGAAAACCTGTTGCCTCAGGCGCTGGCTTTGGAGTCCGGCATTGCCGCCATGCGGCAGGCGGCCGCGGAACACAATGCGCTGGCCGGCCAAGTGCGGCTGACGGCCCCGCCGCAGTTGCTCAATCATGTGCTCTTGCCGCTGCTGCCCGCTTTTCGCCAGCGCTATCCGGAGATTGACCTGGTCTTGCTGGGCGAGCAACGCCGCGCCCGGCTGGAACAAGGCGAAGCGGATTTGGCCTTGCGGCTGGATGAGCCGAACACGCCGGAGCTGATCGCCCGCCCGCTGGCCCAAGTGGGTTACGCCCTGTACGGTGCCGCGCGCTGGCGGGAGACGGCGGACAGCGAGCGGCTCTTCATAGGCTTTGACGACAGCCTGGCCGGCCTGTCATTGAAACGATGGCTGGACCAGCATGCCGGCGAGCGGCGGGTGGCGCTGCGCGGCAATGATCTGGACACGCACTTCCAGGCGGCGAAACAGGGCTGGGGGATCGCGCTGCTGCCGCATTTTCTTGCCCGCGGCGCGTCGGAATTGGTTTTGCTGGACAGCCCGCCGCCGCCGGACAAGACGCTGTATCTGCTGATGCATCCGGATGTCCGCCGCGCGCCGCGGGTTCAGGCGCTGGCGGACTTCATCGCCGACGCCCTGCCCGCCGCGCTGAGCTAA
- the cynS gene encoding cyanase, producing the protein MQQSHTTQDARIELTARIVAAKALRDLSWEQLAADTGLSLAYVTAALLGQHALPKTAADLVCERLGLSAADSINLQTIPLRGSIPGGIPTDPTIYRFYEMIQIYGTTLKALVHEKLGDGIISAINFRLDIQKVADPEGGERAVITLDGKFLPNKPY; encoded by the coding sequence ATGCAGCAATCCCATACCACCCAGGACGCCCGAATCGAACTGACTGCCCGCATCGTCGCCGCCAAAGCGCTGCGAGATTTGAGCTGGGAGCAGCTGGCCGCCGATACCGGCCTCAGCCTGGCCTATGTCACCGCCGCCCTGTTGGGCCAGCACGCGCTGCCCAAAACCGCCGCCGACCTGGTGTGCGAGCGGCTGGGCCTGAGTGCGGCGGACTCCATCAATCTGCAGACCATCCCCTTGCGTGGTAGCATTCCGGGCGGCATTCCCACCGATCCCACCATCTACCGCTTCTACGAAATGATCCAGATCTACGGCACCACGCTGAAGGCTCTGGTGCATGAGAAGCTGGGCGACGGCATCATCAGCGCGATCAACTTCCGGCTGGACATCCAGAAAGTGGCCGATCCCGAAGGCGGCGAGCGCGCGGTGATCACGCTGGACGGCAAGTTCCTGCCCAACAAGCCGTACTGA
- a CDS encoding metallophosphoesterase: MKLAQLTDLHLFADPAAVFLGHDVYAGLRRVVSALAAAKPDAVLLTGDISQDMSEASYHWAAQALAAFDAPVHWIPGNHDSPATVASVFAGYSFLHRLDELSWPGWTLLAVDTILPGNQDEGLIAPDALAVLRVRLQNATAPNLALAMHHHPLAVGTPLLDVCMLQQSEAFWSSVQDIPALKLAICGHVHGEHSLARGSVALEVCPAACFQWRKGTSTVDTENRQGGRLFTFGIQGYDVATIYA; the protein is encoded by the coding sequence ATGAAGCTGGCGCAATTGACCGATCTGCATTTGTTCGCCGACCCGGCGGCGGTTTTTCTCGGACATGATGTCTACGCCGGTTTGCGGCGCGTGGTTTCCGCCTTGGCCGCCGCCAAGCCGGACGCGGTGTTGTTGACTGGCGACATCTCGCAGGATATGTCGGAGGCCTCTTACCACTGGGCGGCGCAAGCATTGGCGGCGTTTGACGCGCCGGTGCATTGGATCCCCGGCAACCACGACAGCCCCGCCACGGTGGCTAGCGTGTTCGCCGGCTATTCCTTCCTGCATCGTTTGGATGAGCTGTCGTGGCCGGGCTGGACGCTGTTGGCGGTAGACACGATTCTGCCGGGCAATCAGGACGAAGGCTTGATCGCCCCGGATGCGCTGGCCGTGCTGCGAGTACGGCTGCAGAACGCCACCGCTCCGAACCTGGCGCTGGCGATGCATCATCATCCGCTGGCGGTGGGCACGCCGCTGCTGGATGTTTGCATGCTGCAACAGAGCGAGGCGTTCTGGTCTTCGGTGCAAGACATTCCTGCACTCAAGCTGGCGATCTGCGGCCATGTCCATGGCGAACATAGCCTGGCTCGCGGCAGTGTAGCGCTGGAAGTATGCCCGGCCGCCTGTTTCCAATGGCGCAAGGGCACGTCGACGGTGGATACCGAAAACCGGCAAGGCGGCCGGTTGTTTACATTCGGGATTCAGGGGTACGATGTGGCCACGATTTACGCTTGA